A section of the bacterium SCSIO 12696 genome encodes:
- a CDS encoding glutathione S-transferase N-terminal domain-containing protein, which produces MGVVAKRSSMTFFSDPQCHYCHRVRIVLAEKGVTVDIETVDPANPPEELAEVSPYNSVPTLVDRDLALYESKVMMEYLDERFPHPPLLPAYPVARALNRQFMYRIERDWCELVDVITSKGSSKEADVARKQLRDELVSIAPIFAETPYFMSEEFSLVDCCLAPILWRLNWLGIALPNTKQVKPLHAYMQRIFERPSVLQSLSEIEREMRP; this is translated from the coding sequence ATGGGGGTTGTCGCTAAGCGATCTTCAATGACATTTTTTTCCGACCCGCAATGTCATTACTGTCACCGGGTGCGTATTGTTCTCGCCGAAAAGGGTGTCACTGTTGATATAGAAACTGTAGACCCAGCCAACCCGCCAGAAGAACTGGCGGAAGTAAGCCCCTACAACTCAGTGCCAACCTTGGTGGATCGCGACTTGGCGTTGTACGAATCCAAGGTGATGATGGAATATCTGGACGAACGTTTTCCTCACCCACCACTATTGCCTGCATACCCCGTTGCCCGGGCTCTCAACCGGCAGTTTATGTATCGCATTGAGCGTGATTGGTGTGAGCTGGTGGACGTAATTACCTCAAAAGGTTCCAGCAAAGAAGCCGATGTGGCCCGCAAGCAGCTGCGTGATGAACTGGTGTCCATTGCGCCAATCTTTGCGGAAACCCCGTATTTTATGAGTGAAGAGTTTTCACTGGTGGACTGCTGTCTGGCGCCTATCTTGTGGCGTTTGAACTGGTTGGGTATCGCACTGCCTAACACCAAGCAAGTGAAACCACTGCACGCTTATATGCAGCGTATTTTTGAGCGTCCATCAGTACTGCAGAGCCTGTCCGAAATTGAGCGGGAAATGCGCCCCTGA
- a CDS encoding acetyl-CoA C-acyltransferase, with amino-acid sequence MSDPIVIVGMARTPMGGFQGDFSAVSATELGATAIRAALERSGLQPDQVDEVLMGCVLPAGLGQAPARQAAMAAGLPKQVPCSTVNKVCGSGMKTVMMAASELQSGNAEVIVAGGMESMTNAPYMLPKARGGQRLGHGELLDHMFYDGLQDAYAGGLMGAFGESCADKYQFTRQQQDDYAIESLRRANAAIEAGHFNNEIAPVTVKTRKGDRVVDTDEQPGKARPDKIPALKPAFKKDGTITPANASSISDGAAALVLIRQSEALERGLKPIAAIRGSSQYAQEPEWFTTAPVGAMQKLLSNLDWSVDDVDLFEVNEAFAVVSMAAMQELNIPHHKVNIHGGATALGHPLGASGARIIVTLLGALQTHGKSKGVASLCIGGGEATAIAIERL; translated from the coding sequence ATGAGTGACCCGATTGTAATCGTTGGTATGGCACGTACGCCCATGGGTGGATTCCAGGGGGATTTTAGTGCGGTTTCTGCTACTGAATTGGGGGCGACAGCCATTCGCGCAGCCCTGGAACGCTCTGGCTTGCAACCCGATCAGGTGGATGAAGTGCTGATGGGCTGTGTGTTGCCCGCTGGACTTGGGCAAGCACCTGCACGTCAGGCGGCAATGGCTGCTGGTTTGCCCAAACAAGTGCCATGCAGCACCGTGAATAAAGTCTGTGGTTCCGGCATGAAGACGGTAATGATGGCGGCCTCTGAGCTGCAATCGGGCAACGCCGAGGTGATTGTGGCCGGGGGCATGGAAAGCATGACCAACGCTCCTTATATGCTGCCCAAAGCTCGCGGTGGCCAGCGTTTGGGGCATGGCGAACTGCTGGATCACATGTTTTACGACGGCCTGCAGGATGCCTATGCCGGTGGTTTGATGGGCGCTTTTGGTGAATCCTGCGCCGATAAATACCAATTTACCCGCCAGCAGCAAGACGACTATGCCATTGAGTCTTTGCGCCGTGCCAATGCAGCCATTGAGGCCGGGCATTTCAATAACGAAATTGCCCCGGTGACGGTGAAAACTCGCAAAGGCGATCGGGTGGTGGATACGGATGAGCAGCCGGGTAAGGCCCGGCCAGACAAGATCCCCGCGTTGAAGCCGGCGTTCAAAAAAGACGGCACCATCACCCCGGCCAATGCCAGCTCGATTTCCGATGGTGCTGCCGCCTTGGTGCTGATACGTCAGAGCGAAGCACTGGAACGCGGCCTTAAACCCATCGCCGCTATTCGTGGCAGTAGCCAGTATGCCCAGGAGCCGGAATGGTTTACCACGGCTCCGGTGGGGGCGATGCAGAAACTGCTGAGCAATTTGGATTGGTCAGTAGACGATGTTGACCTGTTTGAAGTGAATGAAGCATTTGCGGTAGTCAGTATGGCGGCCATGCAAGAGCTGAATATTCCTCACCACAAAGTCAATATTCACGGTGGTGCCACTGCCCTGGGCCACCCTCTGGGTGCCAGTGGTGCACGCATCATTGTTACTTTGCTGGGCGCACTGCAAACCCATGGTAAAAGCAAAGGGGTTGCCTCGTTGTGCATAGGCGGGGGAGAGGCCACTGCCATCGCCATTGAGCGGCTGTAA
- a CDS encoding ubiquinol-cytochrome c reductase, which yields MSKLAQFGEWIDSRMPMLQVEWNKHMAQYYAPKNFNFWYFFGVLSLLVLVNQILTGIWLTMQYSPTAEDAFASVEYIMRDVDWGWLIRYMHSTGASMFFVVVYLHMFRGLIYGSYKAPRELVWIFGMAIYLVLMAEAIMGYVLPWGQMSYWGAQVIVSLFGAIPHVGEGLVEWVRGDFLISGATLNRFFALHVVALPLVLLGLVVMHIFALHEVGSNNPDGVEIKKNKDENGKPLDGIPFHPYFTVHDLVPVVVFFFVFAFICFFAPEMGGFFLEYANFEEANALKTPEHIAPVWYFTPFYSMLRAVPDKLGGFICMGAGVAVLFVLPWLDKSKARSFRYKGKIPGLMILLFAANFIILGYLGVKAPTAGRNLLAQLTTVLYFAFFFLMPMWTNKDVGGRVLRLVLFWGTAAFFFALSATGLGAEDSGISVGLRLYGFALGAFFALLPWLLDKDVLKPEPARVTMDGGMGFWRSMLALIVMLILVILPLKASGAAGGKACGTIDCDPFVNPAVAEATGKFTKGDLKRLEQESRQRGVQLFANYCMGCHSAKYSRYERVADDLDMPHNVVLDNLVFHDGKIGDLMEISMPPRKAKAWFGATPPDLTLVARARNPEWLYTYLRHFYKDDNRPLGVNNKVFKDVGMPHVLMELQGLQECAPGPSLDDHGHVKTDPLTGEPLKDNPCGDYKITEKGTMTQGEFDQAMYDLVNFLKYVAEPIAEKRESIGVYVLLFLSFLFIWVWLLNREYWKDIH from the coding sequence ATGAGTAAACTGGCCCAATTTGGCGAGTGGATTGATTCCCGTATGCCAATGCTCCAGGTGGAGTGGAACAAGCATATGGCGCAGTACTACGCGCCCAAGAACTTCAACTTCTGGTACTTCTTTGGGGTTCTCTCCCTGCTGGTACTGGTGAATCAGATCCTGACCGGCATCTGGCTGACCATGCAGTACTCGCCAACCGCCGAAGATGCATTTGCCTCTGTGGAATACATCATGCGTGATGTGGACTGGGGCTGGCTGATTCGCTACATGCACTCCACCGGTGCTTCGATGTTCTTTGTGGTGGTGTACCTGCATATGTTCCGCGGCTTGATCTATGGCTCTTATAAGGCGCCTCGCGAGCTGGTGTGGATATTCGGTATGGCTATCTATCTGGTGCTGATGGCTGAAGCTATTATGGGTTACGTTCTGCCTTGGGGGCAAATGTCCTACTGGGGTGCCCAGGTAATTGTGTCCCTGTTTGGTGCGATACCCCATGTTGGCGAGGGCCTGGTGGAATGGGTACGTGGTGACTTCCTGATTTCCGGTGCCACTCTCAACCGCTTCTTTGCCCTGCACGTGGTCGCTCTGCCGCTGGTTCTGTTGGGCTTGGTGGTGATGCACATCTTTGCTCTGCACGAAGTGGGTTCCAACAACCCGGATGGTGTTGAGATCAAGAAGAACAAAGACGAAAACGGCAAGCCGTTGGATGGCATTCCATTCCACCCTTATTTCACGGTGCACGATCTGGTGCCGGTGGTGGTGTTCTTCTTTGTGTTTGCGTTTATTTGCTTCTTTGCCCCGGAAATGGGGGGGTTCTTCTTGGAGTACGCAAACTTTGAAGAGGCAAATGCCCTGAAGACCCCTGAGCACATTGCTCCGGTTTGGTACTTCACACCGTTCTACTCCATGCTGCGCGCAGTGCCTGATAAGCTCGGTGGTTTTATCTGCATGGGTGCCGGTGTAGCGGTTCTGTTTGTATTGCCATGGTTGGATAAGAGCAAGGCAAGGTCGTTCCGTTATAAAGGCAAGATCCCCGGCTTGATGATTCTGCTGTTTGCCGCCAACTTCATTATTCTCGGCTACTTGGGTGTAAAAGCGCCTACCGCTGGCCGTAACCTGTTGGCCCAGCTGACTACCGTTCTCTACTTCGCCTTCTTCTTCCTGATGCCCATGTGGACCAATAAGGATGTTGGTGGGCGAGTACTGCGACTGGTGTTGTTCTGGGGTACAGCAGCGTTCTTCTTTGCGTTGTCGGCCACTGGTCTTGGTGCTGAAGACTCCGGTATTTCTGTGGGCCTGAGATTGTATGGCTTTGCTTTGGGCGCTTTCTTTGCCTTGCTGCCATGGCTGCTGGACAAAGATGTGCTTAAGCCTGAACCTGCTCGCGTTACTATGGACGGCGGTATGGGCTTCTGGCGCTCCATGCTGGCGCTGATTGTAATGCTGATTCTGGTGATTCTGCCGCTGAAAGCCTCCGGGGCTGCTGGTGGTAAAGCCTGTGGCACTATTGATTGCGACCCATTTGTGAACCCGGCGGTGGCCGAAGCCACGGGAAAGTTCACAAAGGGTGACCTGAAGCGCCTGGAGCAGGAATCTCGCCAGCGCGGTGTGCAGCTGTTTGCCAACTACTGCATGGGCTGTCACTCCGCTAAGTACTCCCGTTACGAGCGTGTCGCCGACGACCTGGATATGCCACACAATGTTGTATTGGATAACCTGGTATTTCACGATGGCAAAATCGGCGACTTGATGGAAATTTCCATGCCGCCGCGCAAAGCCAAGGCTTGGTTCGGTGCGACTCCGCCAGACCTGACACTGGTTGCTCGTGCTCGCAATCCCGAGTGGTTGTACACTTACCTGCGTCATTTCTACAAAGACGACAATCGTCCTCTTGGAGTGAACAACAAGGTATTTAAAGACGTGGGTATGCCCCATGTTCTGATGGAACTTCAAGGTCTTCAAGAGTGCGCGCCAGGGCCGTCGCTGGACGATCACGGCCATGTGAAAACAGACCCGCTCACTGGCGAGCCGCTGAAGGATAACCCGTGTGGCGACTACAAAATCACCGAAAAAGGCACCATGACTCAAGGCGAGTTCGACCAGGCGATGTATGACTTGGTTAACTTTTTGAAATACGTTGCCGAGCCCATTGCCGAGAAGCGTGAAAGTATTGGTGTTTACGTACTGCTGTTTTTGTCGTTCCTGTTTATCTGGGTGTGGCTGTTGAACCGCGAGTACTGGAAAGACATCCATTAA
- the rpsI gene encoding 30S ribosomal protein S9, with translation MADNQFYGTGRRKTSSARVFISKGSGTITINNRTIDQYFGREVARMIVRQPLETVEMVDQFDLKITVKGGGSFGQAGAIRHGLSRALLQYDENLRGPLRAAGFLTRDAREVERKKVGLHKARKRPQFSKR, from the coding sequence ATGGCAGACAACCAATTTTACGGTACCGGTCGTCGCAAAACCTCCTCTGCTCGTGTTTTCATCAGCAAAGGTAGCGGCACCATCACCATTAACAATCGCACTATCGACCAGTACTTTGGCCGTGAAGTGGCGCGTATGATCGTTCGCCAACCGCTGGAAACAGTGGAAATGGTGGATCAGTTCGATTTGAAAATTACCGTCAAAGGCGGTGGCAGCTTTGGTCAGGCGGGCGCAATTCGCCACGGCCTGTCTCGCGCTCTGCTGCAATACGACGAAAACCTGCGTGGCCCACTGCGTGCCGCTGGCTTCTTGACTCGCGATGCTCGTGAAGTTGAGCGTAAGAAAGTCGGCCTGCACAAAGCCCGTAAGCGTCCGCAGTTCTCCAAGCGTTAA
- a CDS encoding AFG1 family ATPase, translating into MNPTPMERYQNDLKRPGFTRDPAQQLAVEKLQDLYERLVDEWRSEEGRGRLARLVSGLPRRNGAIKVQRGLYFWGGVGRGKTYLMDNFYESLPFKSKMRSHFHRFMRLVHQELKQLDGVKNPLEKVADRIASEARVLCFDEFFVSDITDAMILGTLLELLFKRGVALVATSNIVPDGLYENGLQRARFLPAIKLLNEHTEVVNVDGGVDYRLRALTRAELYHSPLDEGAEVALKSAFTDLVPAIEEVCEAEPLEVEGRNIATRFIAEDVVWFDFLAICDGPRSQNDYIEIAREFHAVLVGDVPQMGRENDDQARRFINMVDEFYDRNVKLVMSAAVPLEDIYAGGNLDFVFQRTRSRLLEMQSHEYLARAHRP; encoded by the coding sequence ATGAATCCAACCCCTATGGAGCGTTATCAGAATGACCTGAAGCGCCCCGGGTTTACCCGTGATCCCGCTCAGCAGCTGGCGGTGGAAAAGCTACAAGACCTCTACGAGCGCCTGGTGGACGAGTGGCGTTCAGAGGAGGGCCGTGGCCGTTTGGCGCGGCTGGTGTCTGGACTGCCTCGGCGCAATGGGGCGATAAAGGTGCAGCGAGGGCTCTACTTTTGGGGTGGGGTGGGCCGCGGAAAAACCTATTTGATGGACAACTTTTATGAAAGTTTGCCCTTTAAGTCAAAGATGCGCTCTCACTTCCATCGGTTTATGCGCTTGGTGCATCAAGAGTTAAAGCAACTGGATGGTGTCAAGAATCCACTGGAAAAGGTGGCTGATCGCATTGCCAGTGAGGCCCGGGTGCTCTGTTTCGATGAGTTTTTCGTCTCTGACATCACCGATGCCATGATACTTGGCACATTGTTAGAGCTGCTGTTCAAACGCGGTGTTGCTCTGGTTGCTACGTCCAATATTGTGCCAGACGGTCTGTATGAAAACGGCTTGCAGCGGGCGCGCTTTCTGCCTGCTATTAAATTGCTGAATGAGCACACTGAGGTGGTGAATGTCGATGGTGGTGTGGATTACCGCCTGCGGGCCCTGACCCGTGCCGAACTCTATCATTCGCCCCTGGATGAAGGAGCAGAAGTTGCGCTTAAGTCCGCGTTTACCGATTTGGTGCCGGCTATAGAAGAAGTGTGCGAAGCCGAACCACTTGAGGTGGAGGGCCGAAATATAGCCACCCGCTTTATTGCCGAAGATGTGGTTTGGTTTGATTTTTTAGCGATCTGCGACGGCCCCCGCAGCCAGAACGACTATATTGAGATAGCTCGCGAGTTTCACGCGGTATTGGTGGGGGATGTGCCGCAAATGGGCCGTGAAAATGACGACCAAGCACGCCGTTTCATTAATATGGTGGATGAATTCTACGACCGCAACGTCAAGTTGGTGATGTCGGCGGCAGTGCCACTGGAAGATATCTATGCCGGTGGCAATCTGGATTTTGTGTTTCAGCGCACCCGCTCCAGGCTATTGGAAATGCAATCCCACGAGTATTTGGCCAGGGCTCATAGACCATAA
- the petA gene encoding ubiquinol-cytochrome c reductase iron-sulfur subunit, whose translation MSDDGVNHDRRRFLIGGACVTGAVGAGFAAVPFVGSWAPSAKAKAAGAPVKANIGKLEPGQMMTVEWRGKPVYVVRRTEAVLESLQKTKDRVRDPNSEQSKQPAYVDPFNRSIKPEFLVLVGLCTHLGCAPQFQPQVGPMPFNADWQGGFFCPCHGSQFDLAGRVFQGVPAPINLEVPPHRFEGDILVVGEDQEAA comes from the coding sequence ATGAGCGATGACGGTGTCAATCACGACAGACGTCGTTTTTTGATAGGGGGCGCCTGTGTAACAGGTGCTGTTGGTGCTGGTTTTGCCGCCGTGCCATTTGTGGGTTCTTGGGCTCCCAGTGCGAAAGCAAAAGCTGCTGGTGCGCCGGTTAAGGCCAACATTGGCAAGCTTGAGCCCGGTCAGATGATGACCGTGGAATGGCGAGGCAAACCGGTGTATGTGGTGCGTCGTACCGAAGCGGTACTGGAATCGCTGCAAAAAACCAAGGATCGTGTTCGCGACCCCAACTCTGAGCAGTCCAAGCAGCCTGCTTATGTAGACCCCTTTAATCGTTCTATCAAACCCGAGTTTTTGGTGCTGGTTGGCCTTTGTACCCACTTGGGTTGTGCGCCTCAGTTTCAACCTCAGGTTGGGCCGATGCCATTTAACGCAGATTGGCAAGGTGGCTTCTTCTGCCCTTGCCACGGTTCCCAGTTTGATTTGGCGGGTCGCGTCTTCCAAGGCGTTCCAGCCCCTATCAACCTGGAAGTCCCCCCGCATCGCTTTGAGGGTGACATTCTCGTAGTTGGCGAAGATCAGGAGGCCGCATAA
- the rplU gene encoding 50S ribosomal protein L21 codes for MYAVIASGGKQHRVQEGETLRLEKLEVATGENIDFDQVLMVADGENINIGAPVVDGAKVSAEVLAHGRGDKVSIIKFKRRKHHRKQMGHRQWFTEVKITGISAG; via the coding sequence ATGTACGCGGTTATCGCAAGCGGTGGTAAGCAACATCGCGTCCAGGAGGGTGAAACCCTTCGCCTGGAAAAATTGGAAGTGGCCACTGGTGAAAACATCGACTTCGACCAGGTGTTGATGGTTGCCGACGGCGAAAATATCAACATCGGTGCCCCTGTGGTAGACGGTGCTAAGGTGAGTGCAGAGGTTTTGGCTCACGGTCGTGGTGACAAAGTGAGCATTATTAAGTTCAAGCGTCGCAAGCACCACCGCAAGCAAATGGGCCACCGTCAGTGGTTCACCGAAGTGAAAATCACCGGCATCAGTGCTGGTTAA
- a CDS encoding YhcB family protein, with amino-acid sequence MPLSTTIVITALICLLVGAAIGLLLSRMTSPEQQKVRDLESKLQQAENSLKDYQEEVTEHFIQTSGLINNLTQSYKAVHEHMASSAMHLANPDISRQLVNAGTGKLTDNSSDDAISEVPPEPPKDYAPKAPGGVLSEEYGLKEDYGIEARPGHQVANDEDDSEDDPTLKAV; translated from the coding sequence ATACCCTTGAGTACCACGATTGTTATAACCGCCTTAATCTGCCTATTGGTAGGCGCTGCTATTGGATTACTGCTGTCACGCATGACCAGCCCAGAGCAGCAAAAGGTGCGCGACCTGGAAAGCAAACTCCAGCAAGCTGAAAACAGCCTCAAGGATTACCAAGAGGAAGTGACCGAGCATTTTATTCAAACTTCCGGGCTGATCAACAACCTGACCCAAAGCTATAAGGCCGTGCACGAGCATATGGCCAGCAGCGCCATGCACCTGGCCAACCCGGACATCAGTCGCCAACTGGTTAACGCCGGCACTGGCAAGCTCACCGACAACAGCAGCGATGATGCGATTTCAGAAGTACCCCCTGAGCCCCCCAAAGATTACGCCCCCAAGGCACCAGGCGGTGTACTCAGTGAAGAATACGGCCTCAAAGAAGATTATGGCATTGAAGCTCGTCCAGGCCACCAGGTGGCCAATGATGAAGACGACAGCGAGGACGACCCAACCCTGAAAGCGGTTTAA
- the rpmA gene encoding 50S ribosomal protein L27 codes for MAHKKAGGSTRNGRDSESKRLGVKRFGGEEISAGSIILRQRGTKFHAGDNVGMGRDHTLFAKADGKVQFTTRGDKNRKYVEVVTA; via the coding sequence ATGGCTCACAAGAAAGCTGGTGGTAGTACTCGTAACGGACGGGATTCAGAAAGTAAACGCCTGGGTGTGAAGCGCTTTGGCGGCGAAGAAATCTCTGCGGGCAGCATCATTCTTCGTCAGCGTGGCACCAAGTTCCACGCTGGTGACAATGTTGGCATGGGTCGCGACCACACTTTGTTCGCAAAAGCCGATGGCAAAGTGCAGTTCACCACTCGTGGCGACAAGAATCGCAAGTATGTAGAAGTTGTGACTGCCTGA
- a CDS encoding trypsin-like peptidase domain-containing protein, which yields MKSRLLNFLGWPVAAGIAAAGVILIFQALKPDAEHPIGLNGPVSYADAVRRAAPSVVNIYSRRQVIQRSRHPLLDDPVLRQLTNAVTPRTREAIGLGSGVILSNDGHILTNLHVVAGASEISVQLQDGRTAVAEVVGSDKFTDLTVLKIDLENLTPVETVDSMGAEVGQVVLAIGNPHGVGQTVTQGIISAIGQKEFGNNQYRESIQTDAAINPGNSGGALVDAYGRLLGINNATLSGAAVDNQGNRISNGQNREGGDPSYGISFAIPTNTALKVLHDIREYGQVLRGFIGNIGIETLNSRQLGLLGFEYKAGLLVTDVGIGPASSAGLLSGDIIIGINSQRRTDRAYISQLMFGLAPGEKLSFEIVRGGQELTLDIVATVAPSIRR from the coding sequence ATGAAATCCCGCCTGCTCAACTTTCTCGGTTGGCCTGTGGCCGCCGGCATTGCCGCTGCCGGGGTTATTCTGATTTTTCAGGCACTGAAGCCAGATGCAGAACACCCAATAGGTCTGAATGGGCCAGTTTCTTACGCCGACGCAGTGCGCCGTGCCGCTCCCTCCGTGGTCAATATTTATAGCCGACGACAAGTCATCCAACGCTCCCGCCACCCACTTCTCGATGACCCGGTGTTGCGCCAATTGACCAATGCGGTAACACCGCGCACCCGCGAGGCCATTGGCCTCGGCTCAGGGGTTATCCTCAGCAATGACGGCCATATTCTGACCAACCTCCATGTGGTGGCCGGTGCCAGCGAGATCAGCGTTCAACTTCAAGATGGCCGTACTGCGGTTGCCGAGGTAGTGGGCTCTGACAAGTTCACGGATTTAACCGTACTCAAAATCGACCTGGAAAATCTGACTCCCGTAGAAACGGTTGATTCGATGGGTGCAGAGGTGGGGCAAGTAGTGCTCGCCATTGGCAACCCTCACGGCGTTGGACAAACGGTCACCCAGGGCATTATCAGCGCTATCGGCCAAAAGGAATTTGGCAACAATCAATATCGCGAGAGCATTCAAACAGATGCCGCCATTAACCCGGGCAATTCCGGCGGTGCTCTGGTGGATGCCTACGGCAGGCTACTGGGCATCAATAACGCCACCCTCAGCGGTGCCGCCGTAGACAACCAGGGTAATCGCATCAGCAACGGGCAAAACCGCGAAGGCGGCGACCCCAGCTACGGTATCAGTTTCGCCATACCCACCAATACCGCTCTAAAAGTACTGCACGACATTCGCGAGTACGGCCAAGTACTGCGAGGGTTTATAGGCAATATTGGCATTGAAACACTGAACAGTCGCCAACTCGGGCTATTGGGATTTGAGTACAAAGCTGGGCTTTTGGTGACCGATGTGGGTATTGGCCCAGCCAGCAGCGCGGGATTATTGTCTGGCGACATTATCATTGGCATCAACAGCCAGCGACGCACAGACCGCGCGTACATTTCGCAACTGATGTTTGGCCTGGCCCCTGGAGAAAAACTGAGCTTTGAAATTGTGCGTGGCGGACAAGAGCTGACCCTGGACATCGTTGCCACAGTGGCTCCCTCCATTCGGCGTTAG
- a CDS encoding ClpXP protease specificity-enhancing factor, with the protein MSMTSNRPYLIRAFYDWIVDNDCTPYVVVDAYFDGVEVPQQHVNDGQIVLNLSPRAIAGFSLENQQIQFSTRFGGVPTDIRLPVESILGIYARENGQGMVFQREEPAVALAPVQGGAGDDDDTPPPAGPGGSRPTLRVVK; encoded by the coding sequence ATGTCCATGACCTCCAACCGGCCCTACCTTATCAGGGCCTTTTACGACTGGATCGTAGACAACGATTGCACGCCCTATGTGGTGGTGGATGCCTATTTTGATGGCGTTGAAGTGCCTCAGCAGCACGTAAACGATGGTCAAATCGTGCTTAACTTGTCTCCCAGGGCCATCGCTGGCTTTTCCCTGGAAAACCAACAAATTCAATTCAGTACTCGCTTTGGTGGCGTACCCACGGACATTCGTTTGCCGGTAGAGTCCATCCTGGGCATCTACGCCCGAGAAAATGGTCAGGGTATGGTTTTCCAGCGCGAAGAGCCTGCGGTAGCGTTGGCGCCGGTTCAGGGTGGTGCTGGGGACGATGATGACACCCCGCCGCCAGCTGGCCCCGGTGGGTCCCGGCCCACTTTGCGAGTGGTTAAGTAG
- the rplM gene encoding 50S ribosomal protein L13: protein MKTFSAKPESVQRDWYLVDATDKTLGRLAAEIATRLRGKHKPEYTPHVDTGDYIVVTNVEKIRVTGNKAKDKIYHSHTGYPGGLKSISFEKLIDKAPERTLQNAVKGMLPKGPLGRAMFKKLKIYAGSEHPHAAQQPQELNI, encoded by the coding sequence ATGAAAACTTTTAGTGCCAAACCTGAATCTGTGCAGCGCGACTGGTATCTGGTTGACGCCACAGACAAGACTCTCGGTCGCTTGGCTGCCGAGATCGCTACCCGTCTGCGCGGTAAACACAAGCCGGAGTACACTCCGCACGTGGATACCGGCGACTATATTGTTGTTACCAATGTGGAAAAGATCCGCGTGACTGGCAACAAAGCGAAAGACAAAATTTATCACAGCCATACCGGCTACCCCGGTGGCTTGAAGTCCATCAGCTTTGAAAAATTGATCGACAAAGCTCCTGAGCGCACTCTGCAAAATGCCGTTAAAGGCATGCTGCCCAAGGGTCCTCTGGGTCGCGCGATGTTCAAAAAGCTGAAAATCTATGCTGGCAGTGAGCACCCGCACGCCGCTCAGCAGCCACAAGAACTGAATATCTAA
- the cgtA gene encoding Obg family GTPase CgtA gives MKFVDEAPIRVQAGKGGNGCLSFRREKFIPRGGPDGGDGGDGGSVYLEADENLNTLVDYRYTRSYNAESGKQGSGANCTGRKGEDLVLKVPVGTTAIDVDTEETLGDLTEPGQRLMVAQGGWHGIGNARFKSSTNRAPRQTTPGKEGEVRNLKLELKVLADVGLLGLPNAGKSSFIRAVSAARPKVANYPFTTLVPNLGVVGMDGHRSFVVADVPGLIGGASEGAGLGIRFLKHLTRTRLLLHIVDMMPYDGTTPAENVATIEQELAGFSPTLAERDRWLVLNKMDLLPEDERDTRCQELLDALDWQGPVFSIAAISQQGTGDLCRDIMDYLSECWEAEAANPELAEQESQRREQMQQEARERIEQLREARRRGQVDQDDDDDWDDDDYDIEVVYTQE, from the coding sequence ATGAAGTTTGTCGATGAAGCGCCCATTCGGGTTCAGGCGGGTAAAGGTGGCAATGGCTGCCTGAGTTTTCGCCGTGAAAAATTTATCCCTCGTGGTGGGCCAGATGGCGGTGACGGTGGCGATGGTGGCTCCGTATATCTGGAGGCGGATGAAAACCTCAACACGCTGGTGGACTACCGCTATACCCGTAGCTACAACGCAGAGAGTGGCAAACAGGGCAGTGGTGCTAACTGCACGGGTCGTAAAGGCGAAGACTTGGTGCTGAAGGTGCCGGTAGGCACCACCGCCATTGATGTGGATACCGAAGAAACCTTGGGGGATCTCACCGAGCCTGGGCAGCGTTTGATGGTGGCTCAAGGTGGCTGGCATGGCATTGGCAATGCCCGCTTTAAATCCAGCACCAATCGCGCGCCCAGGCAGACCACGCCGGGCAAGGAAGGAGAGGTTCGCAACCTCAAGCTGGAGTTGAAGGTGCTCGCGGATGTGGGCTTGCTGGGTTTGCCCAATGCCGGGAAATCCAGTTTTATCCGCGCGGTCTCTGCTGCTCGTCCCAAAGTGGCCAATTACCCATTTACGACTCTGGTCCCTAATTTAGGGGTGGTGGGTATGGATGGTCATCGCAGTTTTGTGGTGGCGGATGTACCTGGGCTGATCGGCGGTGCTTCGGAGGGGGCAGGCTTGGGGATTCGCTTCCTCAAACACCTGACTCGAACCCGTTTGCTGCTGCATATCGTCGATATGATGCCCTACGATGGCACTACGCCGGCGGAGAATGTGGCCACTATTGAGCAAGAACTTGCCGGCTTTAGCCCCACATTGGCAGAACGTGATCGCTGGTTGGTGCTTAACAAGATGGATCTGTTGCCTGAAGATGAGCGTGACACTCGTTGCCAGGAATTGCTGGATGCGCTGGACTGGCAAGGACCCGTGTTTTCGATCGCGGCGATCTCCCAGCAAGGCACTGGGGATCTGTGTCGCGATATTATGGACTACCTGTCCGAGTGCTGGGAGGCGGAGGCCGCCAACCCGGAACTTGCTGAGCAGGAGTCCCAGCGTCGCGAGCAGATGCAACAGGAGGCGCGGGAGCGCATTGAACAGTTGCGTGAAGCGCGGCGTCGCGGTCAAGTGGATCAGGATGATGACGATGACTGGGATGATGACGATTACGACATTGAGGTGGTTTACACCCAGGAGTGA